The Nitrospira sp. SG-bin1 genome has a window encoding:
- a CDS encoding mercuric reductase gives MGEHDQPAVLPDDEYNQELVANVHPADWVNPEPTGRYNIVVIGAGTAGLITAVVAASLGAKVALIEKHLMGGDCLNVGCVPSKGVIRAARAWADLRKAHEFGLQIPAGVKYDFSAVMTRMRKLRARISQNDSARRYTKLGVDVYIGSGRFLGAETIQVEGPAGNRILTFAKAAVCTGARAASPATPGLQEAGYLTNETVFSLTKLPQRLGVIGAGPIGCELAQSFARFGSQVYLIEATHGIMPNEDRDAADLVEQHMVRDGVKLLCCGKDLNVHRTDDGKHLTVDSHGQQYAVTVDEILVGVGRTPNVEKIGLEAAGVAYDKNGIKVNVRLQTSNPNIYAAGDVCSRYKFTHAADAMAQIVIQNALFPHPLSLGYANVDALVMPWCTFTEPEVAHVGMYEKEAKDKGLEVETYTYQLDEVDRAILDGETDGFARVHIQKGTDKILGATIVAAHAGDMISEFSVAMKTGAGAKAIAGTIHPYPTQAEVNKKVINLWRKAHFTQGTKNFLTKLFAWMRKGR, from the coding sequence ATGGGTGAGCACGATCAGCCTGCAGTCCTTCCCGACGACGAGTACAATCAAGAACTCGTCGCCAACGTGCACCCTGCCGATTGGGTCAATCCGGAACCGACCGGTCGCTATAACATCGTCGTGATCGGAGCGGGGACCGCCGGGTTGATCACGGCCGTCGTCGCCGCGAGTCTGGGAGCCAAGGTCGCCTTGATCGAAAAACATCTGATGGGTGGAGACTGCCTCAATGTCGGATGCGTACCGTCGAAAGGGGTGATCCGGGCAGCCAGAGCCTGGGCGGATTTGCGGAAGGCCCACGAGTTCGGCCTTCAGATTCCCGCCGGGGTGAAGTATGACTTCAGCGCGGTGATGACGCGCATGAGGAAACTGCGCGCTCGCATCAGCCAGAATGACTCCGCCCGGCGATATACCAAGCTCGGCGTGGACGTCTATATCGGCAGCGGGCGGTTTCTCGGCGCCGAAACGATTCAAGTGGAAGGTCCGGCCGGTAATCGGATCCTCACCTTCGCGAAAGCCGCGGTCTGTACCGGCGCCAGAGCGGCGTCACCTGCGACCCCTGGCCTTCAAGAAGCGGGGTATCTGACGAACGAAACCGTCTTTTCACTGACGAAGTTGCCCCAGCGGCTCGGCGTGATCGGGGCCGGCCCCATCGGATGTGAACTGGCGCAGTCGTTTGCCCGATTTGGGAGTCAGGTCTATCTGATCGAAGCCACGCACGGTATCATGCCGAACGAAGACCGCGATGCAGCGGACCTTGTCGAGCAGCACATGGTTCGAGACGGGGTGAAACTACTGTGCTGCGGAAAAGACCTGAACGTACACAGGACAGATGACGGCAAGCATCTGACAGTCGATTCACACGGTCAGCAGTATGCCGTAACGGTCGATGAAATCCTTGTCGGCGTTGGACGAACACCCAATGTGGAGAAGATTGGATTAGAGGCCGCAGGGGTCGCGTACGATAAGAACGGGATCAAGGTCAATGTCAGATTACAGACATCGAATCCTAACATCTACGCAGCAGGCGATGTCTGTTCACGCTACAAATTCACCCATGCCGCTGATGCCATGGCACAAATCGTCATCCAGAACGCGCTGTTCCCACATCCGTTGAGTTTGGGCTATGCCAATGTCGATGCGTTGGTGATGCCTTGGTGTACCTTCACCGAACCGGAAGTCGCCCACGTCGGGATGTATGAAAAAGAAGCAAAAGACAAAGGACTTGAGGTCGAGACCTATACCTACCAACTTGATGAGGTTGATCGAGCCATACTGGACGGGGAAACGGACGGGTTTGCACGGGTTCACATACAAAAAGGGACGGACAAGATCCTGGGCGCAACGATCGTCGCCGCGCATGCCGGGGACATGATCAGCGAATTTTCGGTGGCCATGAAAACGGGTGCGGGAGCCAAAGCGATCGCCGGTACGATCCATCCCTATCCGACCCAAGCCGAAGTGAATAAGAAAGTGATCAATCTTTGGCGGAAAGCCCATTTCACACAGGGAACGAAGAACTTTCTCACCAAATTGTTCGCCTGGATGAGAAAGGGAAGATGA
- a CDS encoding DNA-binding response regulator, producing the protein MGSEGPHGQSATPRTILVIEDDRDIARLLELHLQDGGYTVHIVRDGVTGCTHALSNTYDLIILDLMLPGMDGLDICHALRAKPNYTPVLMLTAKSTELDRVLGLEVGADDYLTKPFSIRELLARVKALFRRMEVLRTPVESARQKLIRAGDLVIDTEKRKVTLSGRTIDLTVKEFDLLLLFARQPGRVYTRSQLLDLVWGYAHAGYEHTVNSHINRLRAKIESDTSRPRYILTVWGIGYSFSEEHTSG; encoded by the coding sequence ATGGGAAGCGAAGGGCCTCATGGGCAAAGCGCAACGCCTCGGACCATTCTCGTGATTGAAGACGATCGAGACATTGCGCGGCTCCTGGAACTTCATCTGCAGGACGGGGGGTATACCGTCCACATAGTCCGAGATGGTGTCACCGGCTGCACGCACGCGCTCTCCAATACCTACGACTTGATTATCCTCGATCTGATGCTGCCGGGGATGGATGGGTTGGACATCTGTCATGCGCTGCGAGCGAAACCGAACTACACACCTGTCCTGATGTTGACCGCCAAATCGACAGAGTTGGACCGCGTACTGGGGTTGGAAGTCGGTGCAGATGATTATCTGACTAAGCCGTTCAGCATTCGAGAGCTCCTGGCACGGGTCAAAGCCTTGTTCCGCCGTATGGAGGTGCTGAGGACGCCAGTGGAGTCAGCTCGGCAGAAATTGATTCGTGCCGGTGACCTCGTGATTGACACCGAGAAGCGCAAGGTCACGTTATCGGGCAGGACGATCGACCTGACAGTGAAAGAGTTTGATCTGTTACTGCTATTCGCCCGACAGCCGGGCCGTGTGTATACCCGTTCACAACTGCTCGATCTGGTGTGGGGATATGCGCACGCGGGTTACGAGCATACCGTGAATTCTCATATCAATCGGTTGAGGGCCAAAATCGAAAGTGATACCAGCCGTCCCCGGTACATTTTGACGGTTTGGGGGATTGGCTATAGCTTTTCGGAAGAACACACAAGCGGGTAG
- a CDS encoding copper oxidase — MRRPVRFSVSVWFAGMLAFAAVSSMTSTIQAGDPRIEFELTDEPGAWFHNAAGPVAGFRSLAVATPGTEVRFTGKSNTVHTRTSLIFPTGAINMPFDTPPRKGSDEVMLHTPGLYVFTCKIHPYMFGAVIVDDPATPGLDLGEQISLVTFPSGVGVPTTSNLAARLLRTFFIATNPSNWLDYTTPGPWHITYPSVDVRAAGGVVVNLDTYLSTMVPGIQNDGPKAGLFKPSKNAVGEIWVDTQFEKTRGKSKPGTATAISGQTWQATRKVALPQINMNNPHNMWTDRNQNLIYQTQWFDSKLTVFNRTTGHFINNISVGESPSHVMTRVDTDQLHVALNGSTNSDSVVELAPLARNVERRINIGAGTPHAHWMGHDGKLMLTPNAFTANSTQYNFANNRIDAIRQTGNLPIATGMTPDSKKAYVASLLDSTITVIDTAAQLPIRTIDLLANYNAITGAISGPVGALPIQTPVSPNGKSMVTANTLTGTITIVDPVTDTVVAMLPCDPGCHGVQYGAKNDPVNGGYYAYVSSKFSNSLIIVDPDPDNDGNPSDATIAGRILLTATAATATDDTITGHRGMGGQGILTIPVVYNGWVQNLPDNWKKQLAPSHLNPIP; from the coding sequence ATGAGAAGACCTGTCCGCTTTAGTGTTTCTGTGTGGTTCGCTGGGATGCTCGCATTTGCCGCCGTGAGTTCAATGACCAGCACTATCCAGGCAGGCGACCCACGCATCGAATTTGAGTTGACGGATGAGCCGGGGGCTTGGTTCCACAATGCTGCGGGACCGGTCGCGGGCTTTCGGTCATTGGCTGTCGCCACACCAGGAACGGAGGTGCGATTTACGGGGAAGTCCAATACCGTGCACACCCGCACAAGCCTGATTTTTCCGACAGGCGCGATCAACATGCCGTTCGATACCCCGCCACGGAAGGGGTCAGACGAAGTGATGCTCCATACTCCCGGGCTCTACGTGTTCACCTGCAAGATTCACCCGTATATGTTTGGCGCGGTGATCGTGGATGATCCGGCCACGCCGGGATTGGACCTTGGCGAGCAAATCTCATTGGTTACCTTCCCATCAGGGGTAGGCGTACCGACGACCAGTAATCTAGCGGCCAGACTGTTGCGGACATTCTTTATTGCGACAAATCCCTCGAACTGGCTGGACTACACGACCCCCGGCCCGTGGCACATCACCTATCCAAGCGTGGACGTCAGGGCTGCCGGTGGGGTGGTGGTCAATCTCGATACGTACCTGAGCACCATGGTACCGGGTATCCAAAATGATGGGCCGAAGGCGGGGTTATTCAAGCCTAGCAAGAATGCGGTCGGGGAGATCTGGGTCGATACACAGTTCGAGAAGACCAGGGGAAAAAGTAAACCGGGCACGGCGACGGCCATCAGCGGACAAACCTGGCAGGCGACACGCAAGGTGGCGCTGCCTCAAATCAACATGAACAATCCCCACAATATGTGGACGGACCGGAATCAGAATTTGATCTACCAGACGCAGTGGTTCGACAGCAAACTGACAGTTTTCAACCGCACAACAGGGCATTTTATCAACAATATCTCCGTGGGTGAGTCGCCCTCTCACGTCATGACGCGCGTGGATACGGATCAACTGCATGTAGCCCTGAACGGTTCGACGAATAGCGACTCCGTCGTAGAGCTGGCCCCATTGGCTCGCAATGTCGAACGCCGCATCAACATTGGAGCTGGCACTCCCCATGCACACTGGATGGGGCATGATGGGAAGTTGATGCTGACGCCAAATGCCTTTACGGCGAACAGCACTCAGTACAACTTTGCAAATAACCGCATCGATGCCATTCGTCAGACCGGCAATCTGCCGATTGCGACTGGGATGACGCCGGATTCGAAGAAAGCCTATGTGGCCAGTCTGCTTGATAGCACCATTACCGTCATCGATACTGCGGCACAATTGCCGATTAGAACGATCGATTTGCTGGCCAACTACAATGCCATCACCGGTGCCATCAGCGGTCCGGTCGGTGCATTGCCGATTCAGACTCCGGTCAGCCCAAATGGAAAATCCATGGTTACGGCGAATACGCTCACCGGGACGATCACCATTGTCGATCCAGTCACGGATACGGTCGTTGCCATGTTGCCGTGCGATCCAGGCTGCCATGGGGTGCAGTACGGCGCAAAAAATGATCCGGTCAATGGTGGCTACTATGCCTATGTGTCGAGCAAGTTTTCTAATAGCCTCATCATCGTCGACCCGGATCCTGACAACGATGGCAATCCGTCCGATGCGACGATCGCTGGCCGCATTCTCCTGACGGCGACTGCCGCCACGGCAACGGATGATACGATCACCGGCCATCGAGGGATGGGCGGCCAGGGGATTCTTACCATTCCAGTCGTCTACAACGGATGGGTTCAGAATCTTCCAGACAACTGGAAGAAGCAGCTGGCTCCGTCTCATCTCAATCCGATCCCGTAA
- a CDS encoding MFS transporter, giving the protein MTAQSWWSGVTKYQWLVLFVAWLGWVFDAMDATIYAIVLHPALHDLLHTVSGPPTTEQIGWYGGIIFSIFLIGWAIGGITFGILADRFGRTKVLIATIIIYAVFTGAAALAETWWHLALSRFLTALGIGGEWAAGAAIVAETWPEDKRAKAAGMLQSAWAVGFFLAATMNLTLRDTYGWRGLFVIGILPAFVALLVRWWVKEPDRWTHAHEQQAAPLTAIFKGDLRRATVVGSALAFVAVFGLWGSTNWAPTLIRELPDLKGQEPASLSKYVSYAIMALNAGAIFGYLGFGPLADRFGRRPVFAFMCLGSFIMLPVTYLIPSSYAGVLMLLPILGFFNNGIFSGFPIYLPELYPTSLRATGAGFCFNAGRVLASASPFLTGWLVATLGTFGRAASTVALIYLLGLIVLLFAPETKGQRLPD; this is encoded by the coding sequence GTGACGGCACAGTCGTGGTGGAGCGGCGTTACAAAATATCAATGGTTGGTGCTTTTCGTGGCCTGGCTGGGCTGGGTGTTCGATGCTATGGACGCGACGATTTATGCCATCGTCTTGCATCCGGCCTTGCACGATTTGTTGCATACCGTGAGCGGCCCGCCGACCACCGAGCAGATCGGCTGGTACGGCGGCATCATCTTTTCCATCTTTCTGATCGGCTGGGCGATCGGCGGCATTACGTTCGGGATCCTGGCCGATCGATTCGGCAGGACGAAGGTCCTCATTGCCACCATCATCATTTACGCGGTCTTCACCGGCGCCGCGGCCCTAGCAGAGACCTGGTGGCACCTGGCCCTATCCAGATTCCTGACTGCGCTCGGTATCGGCGGTGAATGGGCGGCAGGCGCGGCAATCGTGGCAGAAACGTGGCCCGAAGACAAGCGTGCAAAAGCCGCGGGCATGCTCCAGTCGGCATGGGCCGTGGGATTTTTTCTGGCCGCCACGATGAATCTCACGTTGAGAGATACTTATGGCTGGCGAGGCTTATTTGTAATCGGGATCCTTCCCGCCTTCGTCGCCCTGCTTGTCCGCTGGTGGGTCAAAGAACCGGACCGCTGGACCCATGCGCATGAGCAGCAAGCCGCTCCCCTCACGGCGATCTTCAAGGGCGATTTACGACGAGCCACGGTGGTCGGCTCCGCGCTGGCGTTTGTTGCCGTGTTCGGCCTCTGGGGTTCGACGAATTGGGCTCCGACGCTCATCCGTGAGTTGCCGGACTTGAAAGGGCAAGAGCCCGCCTCCCTCTCCAAGTACGTGAGCTACGCCATCATGGCGCTGAACGCCGGGGCGATCTTCGGCTACCTTGGCTTCGGTCCCCTGGCCGATCGTTTCGGACGGAGGCCGGTCTTCGCCTTCATGTGTCTGGGCAGTTTCATCATGTTGCCGGTCACGTATCTGATCCCTTCGAGCTACGCCGGCGTCTTGATGCTCTTGCCGATCTTAGGATTCTTTAACAACGGCATCTTCAGCGGGTTTCCGATCTATCTGCCCGAACTGTATCCCACGAGCTTACGGGCGACAGGCGCCGGCTTTTGTTTCAACGCGGGACGCGTCCTGGCATCGGCTTCCCCTTTTCTGACCGGCTGGCTGGTGGCGACATTGGGCACGTTTGGGCGTGCCGCCAGCACCGTCGCCCTCATCTATCTCCTCGGACTCATTGTGCTTTTATTTGCTCCGGAGACGAAGGGGCAACGTCTGCCTGACTAG
- a CDS encoding alanine--glyoxylate aminotransferase — MENFVAPRRLLLGPGPSLVHPRVLQALATPLVGHLDPIFLGVMTDIQTLLRRVFSTTNQLTIAVSGTGSAGLEAAVVNVVEPGDAVVVGVNGVFGTRVATVVERCGGKAIRLEVPWGQVIEPDMIASALRQSSPVKAVVLVHAETSTGAWQPLEPIGLLCRQYNALLIVDAVTSLGGIPVEVDQWGIDVCYSATQKCLSCPPGLAPLTVSARALSVIKNRRTPCQSWYLDLSLIADYWAEHNRAYHHTAPISMVYALREALRLIEEEGLPARFSRHQLNSRALLAGLMALGLDPLPPPDRRLPTLICVTIPIHIDEAAVRSQLLQRFGIEIGGGLSLLKGKVWRIGLMGESSTEANVLTLLNAMEEIGIRSGWVSTPGAALQAAAHIYSVGR, encoded by the coding sequence ATGGAGAATTTTGTCGCCCCACGACGATTGCTCTTGGGGCCAGGTCCTAGCCTCGTGCATCCCCGGGTCCTGCAAGCCCTGGCGACTCCGCTTGTCGGGCATCTGGATCCGATATTCTTGGGAGTGATGACCGATATTCAAACCCTTTTGCGCCGCGTCTTCTCAACAACCAATCAATTGACGATCGCCGTCTCCGGGACCGGATCAGCCGGGTTGGAAGCGGCAGTCGTCAACGTTGTTGAACCAGGGGATGCCGTTGTGGTGGGTGTCAATGGTGTCTTCGGCACTCGAGTCGCCACAGTGGTGGAGCGCTGCGGAGGCAAGGCCATTCGGCTGGAAGTACCATGGGGGCAAGTGATCGAACCGGATATGATTGCCTCGGCACTTCGGCAATCGAGTCCCGTGAAGGCTGTGGTGCTGGTGCATGCTGAAACATCGACCGGGGCGTGGCAACCCCTCGAACCGATCGGCCTCCTGTGCCGTCAGTACAACGCCCTGTTGATCGTCGATGCGGTCACCTCGCTCGGTGGAATCCCAGTTGAAGTCGATCAATGGGGTATCGATGTGTGCTACAGCGCCACGCAAAAATGCCTCAGTTGTCCGCCCGGCTTGGCTCCCTTGACTGTAAGCGCGCGCGCGCTGTCCGTCATCAAAAACCGCCGCACTCCCTGCCAAAGCTGGTATCTTGACCTTTCCCTCATCGCGGATTATTGGGCGGAGCACAACCGTGCCTACCACCATACGGCGCCGATTTCGATGGTCTATGCCCTTCGGGAAGCGCTACGTCTCATCGAGGAAGAGGGGCTTCCGGCACGATTTTCCCGCCATCAACTGAATAGCCGCGCGCTGCTCGCAGGACTGATGGCGCTTGGTCTGGACCCGTTGCCTCCCCCTGATCGACGGCTTCCGACGCTGATCTGCGTCACCATACCAATACACATCGATGAGGCAGCCGTGCGTTCTCAATTGCTGCAGAGGTTCGGTATCGAAATCGGCGGAGGCCTTAGCCTGCTCAAGGGAAAGGTCTGGAGAATCGGGCTGATGGGAGAATCATCGACCGAGGCGAACGTGCTGACTCTGCTGAACGCGATGGAGGAAATCGGCATTCGCAGCGGATGGGTGTCCACTCCCGGGGCCGCGCTGCAAGCGGCGGCGCATATCTATAGCGTGGGGCGGTAG